In Candidatus Eisenbacteria bacterium, the genomic stretch GGCAGGGCCGCGAGATACTCACGCACCTGCGCTCCGGCACTCTCCCTCACGGCGGGCCTGGCCTTCATTCCGGATCCTCCCCGAGCTGCGCGTAGTAGCTCGCGACGCGGTCATGGGCGCCTTTGAGCGTGTAGACGTCGGGCTGCCGGGTCTCGATCACCCGTGCGATCACCTCCGCGACATCCTCCGCGCTCTGCGAGCCGGGCAGCGTGCGGGAATCCGGGCCGCCGTGCAGCGCGTTGACTCCGAACTCGGTGCGTACGACCGGAGGACTGACCACCGAGAACTGGATGCCCGGGTGCGCTTCCTGGACCTCCGCGCGGAACGCGGCGGTGAGCGCATTGAGGAAGTGCTTGGCGCCGATATAGGCGGAGCGAAAGACCGCGAACGGAACCCGGCCGAGCATCGACGAGACATTGATGACGTGGCCTTCCCCGCGCTCCTTGAAGTGCGGCAGCACCTCCTGCATTCCGTACAGCGCGGTCTTGATGTTCATCCGCACCATGTGGTCGACGTCGTCGTCGATGAGCTCCGACGGCTGGCGCGTGATGCCTCGGCCCACGTTGTTGATCCACACGTCGATCCGCCCAAAGTGATCGATCGCGGCTTGGACCACGCGCTGCACTTCT encodes the following:
- a CDS encoding SDR family oxidoreductase — encoded protein: MSKVVVITGASGGIGAATARLLAERGMSVVLVARRQDALMAVAQSCGVNALPLRADVSEREEVQRVVQAAIDHFGRIDVWINNVGRGITRQPSELIDDDVDHMVRMNIKTALYGMQEVLPHFKERGEGHVINVSSMLGRVPFAVFRSAYIGAKHFLNALTAAFRAEVQEAHPGIQFSVVSPPVVRTEFGVNALHGGPDSRTLPGSQSAEDVAEVIARVIETRQPDVYTLKGAHDRVASYYAQLGEDPE